The nucleotide window TAGGTTCCTCCTTTTCTTCCCACCGAAATATTCAGTGTCATGATATTGCAACTGTTTAAATATTAGGCCGATTTATTCGCGTTGTCAACGGGCTCGCGGTCCCGAACAAAAACGGACCAGCCCAAGAGCAAGGAATTCTTGGGTCCGGTCCGCCTTCATGATTCGCTGCCCGTGTTCCGGTCTCTTATTTTCTGAAGGATCGAGACGATTTTGCCGTGAATCCGGATCAACTGTTGATGTTCCTCCGGCGTGATCTCCAAGATGGGCGACAAGTGATCCATCCGCATCTCGTTGACCTGATGCCACACTTCTTCTCCTTTCGGCGTTAGCGACAGGACGACCGAGCGACGGTCCGTGGCTGGCGTTTCCCTCGAAACCAAGCCGTTTTTCACCATCCGGTCGATAATGCCGCTCGCCGTGCTGTTGGTGGCGCGGATCAACTGGGCAAACTCGCTTAACCCGATAAAAGGTTTCTCCGACAGGATGCGCAAGGTCAAAAATTGAATGGGCGTCATCCCTATTTTTTGCGTCATGTACTGCATGGCCTGATAATACGCCTGATGGACTTCCCGAAAGGAGGCAAACAACTCCTGAAAGCGAATGCGCTCTTCTTGATTCATAGAGTTCATTCCCCCCTTCTTCCTCAGCCGCAATGCAAAGCTGTCCATTTAAACTGAATCTATTATAAATAGCTCCGGACTTTTTATCAAACGGTCGATGCGGGTTCGGGGCGTTACCACATCAGAACGAACTTGACCCGTCCGGTCGGACGAAACCGAAACGCTC belongs to Paenibacillus thermoaerophilus and includes:
- a CDS encoding MarR family winged helix-turn-helix transcriptional regulator, with translation MNSMNQEERIRFQELFASFREVHQAYYQAMQYMTQKIGMTPIQFLTLRILSEKPFIGLSEFAQLIRATNSTASGIIDRMVKNGLVSRETPATDRRSVVLSLTPKGEEVWHQVNEMRMDHLSPILEITPEEHQQLIRIHGKIVSILQKIRDRNTGSES